A region of Deltaproteobacteria bacterium DNA encodes the following proteins:
- the eno gene encoding phosphopyruvate hydratase (catalyzes the formation of phosphoenolpyruvate from 2-phospho-D-glycerate in glycolysis), with translation MSQVVNTSDLSLTAHQAQDSRGKPTVEVELSLGDIKTIGDVPAGASKGEDEAQTAAVPEAIKAVQEVILPLLRSAKVDLSSHANLIKLDRMMIAKGGNNFRDLPANAVVPVSRALWRAAAKLSGLELYAYIQKNEPESISSGRVHFYMNIFNGGLHALKKDAGEQLGKDRIDIQEIMVVPVAAKTYAEAMQIGERIDQALKTILTSKFGAAAVTRGDEAGFTVKGLGDSTEAIGYVFQAISDAGLKPGADVKLALDVAASSFYDTKNNTYLFQGKSISTAEMIKYYIGLVEQYAGKILSIEDGLAENDWEGWTPWTVEMKERGVETIGDDLFVTQLPRLEKGIDIKAASAILIKVNQNGTMTGTLDVIKRSKTEGMAYVVSHRSGETLDDTIADLAYATGAFGLKTGDPQPEADFPDSKTWVRRRKYLRMIEIEKLDNN, from the coding sequence ATGTCACAAGTGGTTAATACCAGCGATCTTTCTCTTACAGCCCACCAAGCTCAAGATTCACGTGGTAAACCCACCGTAGAAGTCGAATTAAGCTTAGGTGATATAAAAACAATTGGCGATGTACCGGCAGGTGCATCCAAGGGTGAAGATGAAGCCCAGACTGCCGCAGTGCCAGAGGCAATTAAAGCAGTACAAGAGGTGATATTGCCTTTGTTGCGTTCGGCCAAAGTCGATCTCTCATCTCATGCCAATTTAATAAAACTTGATCGTATGATGATCGCCAAAGGTGGCAATAATTTCCGTGATTTGCCCGCTAATGCAGTAGTACCGGTTTCACGTGCTTTATGGCGTGCTGCTGCCAAGCTCTCTGGGCTTGAACTTTATGCCTATATTCAAAAAAATGAACCTGAATCAATTAGCAGCGGTCGGGTACATTTCTATATGAATATTTTTAATGGTGGCTTGCATGCGCTTAAAAAAGACGCTGGTGAGCAACTTGGTAAAGATCGTATTGATATTCAAGAAATTATGGTTGTACCAGTAGCTGCAAAAACCTATGCAGAAGCCATGCAAATTGGTGAGCGCATCGATCAAGCTCTTAAAACGATTTTAACTAGTAAATTTGGCGCTGCAGCAGTTACCCGTGGTGATGAAGCTGGATTTACCGTTAAAGGCTTAGGTGATAGCACTGAAGCGATTGGTTATGTATTTCAAGCAATTAGCGACGCCGGCCTCAAACCAGGTGCCGACGTTAAACTTGCATTAGACGTTGCTGCAAGTTCATTTTATGACACTAAAAACAACACTTACCTGTTTCAAGGTAAATCGATCAGCACTGCTGAAATGATCAAATACTACATAGGTTTAGTAGAACAATATGCTGGTAAAATTCTCTCAATCGAAGACGGTCTTGCTGAAAACGATTGGGAAGGTTGGACACCGTGGACTGTAGAAATGAAAGAACGCGGTGTTGAGACTATTGGCGACGATCTTTTTGTTACCCAATTACCTCGCCTTGAAAAAGGTATCGATATTAAGGCTGCTTCGGCGATTTTGATTAAGGTTAATCAAAACGGCACTATGACTGGTACTCTTGATGTAATCAAGCGCTCAAAAACTGAAGGTATGGCTTATGTCGTCTCACATCGCTCGGGTGAAACCCTTGATGATACAATTGCTGATTTAGCCTATGCCACTGGCGCTTTTGGCCTTAAAACTGGCGATCCACAACCAGAAGCAGATTTCCCTGATAGTAAAACTTGGGTACGTCGTCGTAAATACCTGCGAATGATTGAGATCGAAAAACTTGATAATAATTAA
- a CDS encoding polymer-forming cytoskeletal protein produces MANMDTAGVIGQGLFIKGELHGEEDLIIEGRVEGEITLKKHLVIESTGVILADIQTENITIKGEMRGNMVATDKVEIHANARVIGDIRAPRVVIEDGAQFKGHIEMPKVG; encoded by the coding sequence ATGGCAAACATGGATACGGCCGGTGTAATTGGGCAGGGTTTGTTCATCAAAGGTGAGCTTCACGGTGAAGAAGATCTAATAATTGAGGGGCGCGTCGAAGGTGAAATTACACTAAAGAAGCATTTAGTGATTGAATCGACTGGGGTTATCTTAGCGGATATTCAAACTGAGAATATTACTATCAAAGGTGAAATGCGCGGCAACATGGTTGCTACAGATAAAGTTGAGATCCATGCAAATGCTCGTGTTATTGGTGATATTAGAGCTCCACGCGTTGTTATTGAAGACGGTGCTCAATTTAAGGGCCACATAGAAATGCCGAAAGTTGGCTAA
- a CDS encoding PilZ domain-containing protein → MASERRSNSRVNVKLSVNIRLSDGHSLSSNLIRNISLGGVFIEMPEPLAFGTEIYLEFKLPETPRILNCSGFVVWSSKTNPERCPGKIGIGVRLMDISINEIRLLHEFIDGQVA, encoded by the coding sequence ATGGCAAGTGAACGTCGCTCGAATTCACGAGTAAATGTTAAACTCTCGGTAAACATTCGCCTATCCGATGGACACTCATTATCTTCAAATCTTATTCGTAATATTAGTCTTGGCGGCGTGTTTATCGAAATGCCTGAACCCTTGGCATTTGGCACTGAAATTTATTTAGAATTTAAATTGCCAGAAACGCCAAGAATTCTAAACTGCAGTGGTTTTGTTGTATGGTCTTCTAAAACCAACCCTGAGCGTTGCCCTGGTAAAATCGGCATAGGGGTCCGTTTAATGGATATTAGCATCAATGAAATTCGTTTGTTACACGAGTTTATTGATGGGCAAGTTGCATAA